From the genome of Paracoccus albus:
ACAATGCCGACCGTTATTCCGCGCAGGTGGCAAGCCCGCAGGCATGGATGAACGCCGTGACGCGCAACCTGGCCATCGACACGCTGCGCCGTCGCAAGCCAGGTGGCGGCGATCTGGATGCGGCGGAAAGCCTTTCGGATGATCGCCCCGGCCCGGAAGACGCAGCTGTTATGCGATCTGAGGGACGACGGATCGACGCCTGCCTGGACGAGCTTGCCCCAGACCGAGCCGAGGCCGTGCGCCTGGCCTTTATCGAAGGCGAAACCTATCAGGAGCTGGCAGAGCGGTTCACCGTTCCGCTGAATACAATGCGCAGCTGGCTTCGTCGCAGCCTGCTCAGATTAAGGGAGTGTCTGTCCAGATGACCGATGACATCCCGATGCCCGATCCCCGCGACATCGCCACGGCTGGCGAATATGTTCTTGGCACATTGCCACTGGCAGAGCGTGAGACGTTTCGGCGCCGCCTTCTGAATGAACCGGCTTTGGCGGCCGAGGTCGCAAGGTGGGAGGCGCATTTCGATCCCATTGCAGATGAGGTCAGGCCCCTCAGCCCGCCCGCCAAGGTTTGGAACCGTGTCGAAAGGCGTCTGTTCCCGGAAAGCATACCGCCTGCAAACGCTGTCAGATTCTGGCAATGGCTTTCTCTCGGTTCCGTCTGCGCGTCAGCCGCCATGATCGCGCTGCTTTGGTTCGGTCAGCCGGAACCCGAAACAGAGCCCAGACTTTGGGTTTCGGATATGGTGTCAGTTGACAGCTCTGTCCGGCTGACCGCGCTTTACGATGAAAGCGATGGCGAAATGCGCGTTTCCGTTGCTGGTCAACCACCCGCAGAGGGTCGCGATTTCGAGCTTTGGCTGATTCAGGGCGAACGCGCGCCGATCTCGCTGGGTGTCATGCCGCATGAGGGACAGGCGGCCATGCCAATCCCGGAAGACCTGCGCATTCTTGTGGCGAATGCAACGCTGGCCATTACGGACGAACCCGCTGGTGGCGCACCGGGCGGCGTCGCAACCGGCCCTGTCGTCGCGCAAGCAGCAATGCGTCGAATCTAAGGCGCCCAACCGGCGCGACATCGCGACATAAAGATAAATCAACTTGCTTGCGTCATAACGTGTTCTATCTTTGTTCCATGCAGCGAACATTACAGGACAAACTGGCAATCCTTGCCGATGCGGCGAAATATGACGCCTCTTGCGCGTCCAGCGGGACGACACGCCGCGATTCGCGCGGTGGTGGCATAGGCAGCGCCGGTGGCTCGGGCATCTGTCACGCTTATACGCCGGATGGGCGCTGCATCAGCCTGCTGAAAATCCTGATGACGAACTTTTGCATTTACGATTGCGCTTACTGCATCAATCGCGTGTCCAGCCGGGTTGAACGTGCGCGCTTCACCCCGGAAGAGGTCGTTACCCTGACACTGGAATTCTATCGCCGGAACTATATCGAGGGGCTGTTCCTCAGCTCTGGCATCATCCGCAGCCCGGATGACACGATGGCCGATATGGTGCGCATCGCAAGGATGCTGCGGCGCGATCACGGCTTCAAGGGCTACATCCACCTCAAGACCATTCCCGAAGCCAGTAAAGAGCTGATCGACGAGGCGGGGCTTCATGCCGACCGGCTTTCGATCAATATCGAGCTGCCGAAGGACAGCAGCACGCGCAAGCTTGCGCCGCAAAAGAAGCCTGAGACGATCCGCGCCGCGATGGCCGGTGTGCGCCTGTCAACCGAGGCCAGCCGGGATCGCAGCCATACCGGCAAACGCCCGGCAAATTTCGCGCCTGCCGGTCAGTCCACGCAGATGATCGTTGGCGCCGATGCGACGCCTGACCGGGATATTCTGGGCACGGCCTCGCGACTATATACTGGTTATCGCCTGCGCCGCGTTTACTATTCCGCATTCAGCCCGATCCCCGACAGTTCGGCCGCACTGCCGCTGATCCGACCCCCGATGATGCGCGAACACCGGCTGTATCAGGCCGATTGGCTGATGCGTTTCTACGGGTTCGAGGCCGATGAGATCACGCCGGTCGGCACAGGTGGCAATCTGGATCTGGAGATTGATCCGAAGCTGGCATGGGCGCTTGCCAATCGCGCCCGCTTTCCCGTTGACGTAAACCGGGCGGGACGCGAGATGCTGCTGCGCGTCCCCGGTTTCGGCACGAGAAGCGTTGACCGGATCATCGCCGCGCGTCGGTCCGGCGCGGTGCGCTATGCCGATCTGGTGCGTATCGGCGCGGTGATGAAGAAGGCCCGGCCCTTTGTTTCCCTGCCGGACTGGACGCCGGGCGGCTTGACGGACAGCGAAAACCTTCGGGCGCGCTTTGCCGCCGCACCCCGGCAATTGTCGCTATTCTGATGTATCGCGCTGCGCTGCCCGCACAGTCAACAGTACCGCGTTGGCGCGAAATTGCACGGCGGCTGGCCAGTCACCGAATTGCTGCCGAAGATATCGAATGGACGCGGCAGCCGGGTGATAACGGGCTGTTCGATACCGATCCGTTACCGAGCAAAGTCGGGCCGCATCCCGTAATCGCCAGCAAGACGTTGCTTGACCTGACCGGCACTGTCCTGTGCCACGCCGATCCGCAAGCTCCCGCGCTTGCCTATCGTGTGTTGTTGCGCCACCAGATTGACCGTCATGCTCTTTCAAACCCCGCCGATGCGCTGACGCAAAAGCTGAGACAGATGGAAAAATCGGTCCGGCGCGACGTTCACAAAATGCACGCATTTGTGCGCTTCCGAGAAATACCCAGCGACACCCCGCGGCGCAGCTTCGCCGCCTGGTTCGAGCCGCAGCATTTCATTACCGAACGCTCGGCGGACTTCTTCGCGCGACGTTTCGCAGATATGGACTGGCTGATCGCGACGCCGGAAATGTCAGTCATTTTTCGGGAAGGCGTGCTTGAATATGCCCCTGCACCCCATCAACGTCCCGATCTGCCCGAAGATGCCAGCGAGGCGCTGTGGGCGACCTATTTCCGCAATATATTCAACCCGGCGCGGGTCAAGATTTCGGCAATGAAGTCCGAAATGCCAGTCAAATACTGGAAAAACATGCCCGAAACGCGCCTGATCCCGCAGATGCTGGCCGAGGCGGATGCCCGCGTCGCCGCCATGCGCGCTGCTCTGCCCTCTGATCCGCCAGAGCGCGCGGCCCGCATTCTTGACCGCTTGCCTTCCACCCAACTGACCGATCAGCCCGAGACGCTTGAACAGGCGCGCGAAGCGGCAATGTCCTGCACGCGCTGTGATCTATGCCAAACTGCGACGCAAACGGTCTGGGGCGAAGGGGATCCCAGTGCCGCCTTGATGATCGTGGGAGAGCAGCCCGGGGATCAGGAAGATTTGCGAGGCCGCCCCTTCGTCGGTCCCGCAGGTCAACTGCTCAGGGAGATGATGCAAGAGGCAGAGTTGGGTCCCGTCTGGCTTACAAATGCGGTGAAGCATTTCAAGTTTCGTCCGCGCGGAAAACTGCGCCTGCACCAGAACCCCAATCGCGGGGAAATCCAGCATTGTCGCTGGTGGCTTGATCTGGAGCGCCGGTTTATTGCGCCCAAGCTGACGCTCGCACTCGGCGCGACGGCGGCTTTTTCTTTGACCGGAAACTCCGGCTCTCTTCGCGAGAGGCGAGGAAAGATCGAGCAGGCGATGGAGGGTGGCCCAATTTTGATAAGTTGGCATCCAAGCTATATCCTCAGGCTATCGGGTGAAGATGCCGAAGCCGCACGATCGATGCTGTTGGAAGATCTGCAATATGCACGGCATATCACGAAGTGAAGATTTGGGAATATATACCACAGTTGGCGAGTTTCTCTGCATCGCAAGCTCTTAATGGTGTACAGCAATCCCTTGAATCTAAGGGGATTTACCTAGCTTGATGTGCTACCCACGTGCCCTCGGCCGTTATCAGAGTGTCCGCCGTGCCTACCGATTTTGGAGCGCCCGAAGTCGGAGTTTCCGACCTTGCTCATGGCAGCGGGCTGATAACGCAGTGTTTTAGAAGAGGCTTGCGATGGAGTCTTTTGTCTTCAGATGCTGTCTTTTACCCGATCCCATGTGCGCATCAGATGCTCTCGCATGATCCGGCCAAGCCGCGCACCGTCGCGCTCTTTCAGCGCGGCGACCATTTCCTCATGATCCGCAACCGCTCCGGCCCAGTTCTCAGGCTTTTGACTGCCGATAAAGCGAATGCGTTTCAGCCGGGCCTGCAGGATGCGCTGCATCTCTGCCAAAGGTTCGTTCTTTGCAAGTGCGGTCAGTTGCGAATGGAACTGCTGGTTCAGCTTGTAATATGGCATACGGTCGTCGGCGCGGTATTGCGTCATCATCTGCTCATGCAGGCGGATCAGCTTGTCGACTTCCGCATCAGTTGCGCGGACGCAGGCTAATTCTCCTGCAAGTTGTTCCAAATTGCCCAGAACCTCCAGCATGGAGAACACTTCTTCCGGGCTCCATTTGCGGACGATACAGCCGCGGGAAGGGCGCATGACGATCAGCCCTTCAGCGGCGAGGGTACGCAGCGCCTCGCGGAAAGGGGTGCGCGAAACGCCCAGTTCTTCGATAAGTGACGCTTCATCTATTCTTGTGCCAGGCTCAAGAATTCCTTCTATTATCAGGTCCCTTACGCGGGAAACCACCTGATCGTGAAGCGAGCGTGTCGTGATGGCAAGAGAGCTGTTCATGCTGGCCGGTCTGTAATGATTGGCCCTTGAAGATAGCACCGCGCCACGCCGAAGCCCAACCTAAAAAATATATTGCAAAAATATTTTTTGTGCTTGTATACAAAATACAGAATAAATGTGGCGGCGCGAGGACCGTCAGTTTTCGACAGAGGAGGAAAGTCATGAAATCTGTTCGTTTGGGTATGGCCGCGCTGCTTGCCAGTGTCGCGTCTTTCGGGGCCATCAGCGCAAGTGCTGAAACCTATGTTGTCGCGGTCGGTGCGGCGTCCAACAGCCTTCAGGGGCGCAGTGCGGCGAAATTCGCCGAAGACCTGCAGACCCGGCTTGGCGATGCGCATGTGGTCGAGTTCTACGCTGACGGCCAGCTTGGCGATGAGAAGGAACTGCTGCAGAAACTTCGCCTCGGGACGGTGGATTTCACGCTGATTTCTTCGATAATGACGAACGCGGCGCCGGAATTCGCGCTGTTCGACATGCCGTTTCTGGTGCAGGATCGCGCACATCTGAAGGCGATTGATGCTGAAATCGTTCAGACGACGCTGGCCGGGAAGGCGGAAGAGGCGGGGCTGAAACTAATCTCGACCTGGGAAAACGGGTTCCGCCAGATCACCAACAGCGTGCGCCCGATCAACACGCCCGAGGATCTGGCCGGTCTGAAAATCCGCACGCCATCATCTGAATGGCGGGTCGCGATGTTCAACGAATGGGGCGCGAACCCAACGCCTATGGCATTCTCTGAGGTGTTCGTTGCGCTGCAAACCGGCACGATGGAGGGGCAGGAAAACCCGCTGACGAATATCACCGGCGCGAATTTCCAGGAGGTGCAGAAGCATCTGAGCCTGACGGGCCATGTTTATTCGCCCACCTATCTGACCGCCGGCCTGCCGGTCTGGAACGAGCTGCCGGATGATGTGCGCACCGCAGCGGCGGAAGTTGCGGCCTCGGTTCAGGACTGGTCGCTGGCCGAGGGTGAGACGGCCGATGCCGAACTGGTCGAGAAGGTGAAAGCCGCAGGCATGGAGGTGAATGAGGCCGACAAGGCGGCATTTATCGCTGCCTCTGCCCCGGTCTACGAAGCTTTCGCGGCGCAGGTCGAAGGCGGCGGCGAATTGGTCAGCCAAGCGCAGGCACTCGCTGAATAAGCTGCCATGAAACCTGCCCGCGCCGGTTTGGCGCGGGCGGTCCAACCCCGGAGTCCCCAATGTTCGCCATAATAGAGCGCGGGCTGGTGCGTTGCATCGAGGCCGTCTGTCTTTTGTTGCTGCTGGGCCTGACAGGCTCGGTCGTCTATGCGACGACCATGCGATATCTGGGCGCCTCGCCGTCCTGGTATGATGAAATCGCCAGCATGTTGCTGGCATGGCTGACCTATTTCGGTGCAAGCTACGCGATCTTCCAACGACAGCATATGAGCTTTGGCGGCCTCGTCGCTGCCCTTCCGCGCAGTGCCGCGGTGGCGCTGACGCTGTTTTCCGAATTTCTGGTTATCGGCTATTTCGCGGTCGTCGCTTGGTATGGCAACGCGGTTCTGGCCGTCGCCAAGTGGGATTCCCTGCTGAGCCTTCGCTGGATGACCCTTGATATCGTGCAATCCATCGTTCCGATCTCTGCCGTGCTGATGATCATAGGCACGCTGCTGACCATGCCGCGCACGGTGCGAAATGCGGCGCAGGGGATTGATCAGGAACATGCCGAAATCGAGCATGCAATCGCTCAGGCCGAGCGTGAGAACGCGGCCATGCTGAAGGATGACAAGAAATGATCCTGCTTTGCACAACGTTCGCGCTGATCGGTCTGATTATGATCAACGTCCCGATTGCGATTGCAATCGGTGTGGTTGCAACGGCCGGGTTTGCACTGACCGTCGGCCCGGCCAGCCTGTATGACGTGGCCATCGCGCTTTATGCTGGCGCCACGAAATTCCCGCTGATCGCCATTCCGCTGTTCATCCTTGCCGGAAACCTGATGAACACATCCGGCATTTCGGCGCGCCTGATTACCTTTGTCACCGCGCTGATCGGCTTTGTGCGGGGCGGGCTGGGCATGGTCAATATCGGCGTGTCGATGGTATTCGCCGAGATTTCCGGCTCTGCCGTGGCGGATGTCGCCGCGACCGGAACCGTGCTGATCCCCGAAATGAAGAAGCGCGGCTATTCACGCACGCTGGCCGCCGCGATCACGTCGTCCTCGGCCTCGCTTGCCATCATCATCCCGCCCTCAATCCCGATGATCCTTTACGGCGCGATTGCCGAGGTCTCGGTCCTGAAGCTTTTCGTCGCGGGCATCATTCCGGGTGTGATGGGCGGCGGGTTGCTGATGCTGGTGACCTATATCCTTGCCGTGCGCTATGATCTGCCGCGGGCCGAAGGCTTCGATCTGTGCCATGTCTGGGACACGTTCAAGAAGGCGTTCTGGGCGCTGCTGATGCCGGTCATCATTCTGGGCGGTATCTTCTCGGGCCTTGTGACCGCGACCGAAGGCGCGGGGCTGGCCGTGGTCGCAGCGCTGCTTATCGGGCTGTTCATCTATCGCGATCTGGATCTGCGCGTCCTTCACCGGGCCATGCTGGACGGGGTAAGCCAAACCGGCGTGGTCATGCTGCTGGTGGCAACCTCGGCCGCGCTTGGGCTGTTTCTGACGCAGGCGCAGGTGCCGCAGCAACTGGCCGCGCAGATCACCGGGATGACCACGAACCCGCTGATCGTGCTGGCGCTGCTGAACCTGCTGCTGCTGGTGCTGGGCATGTTCCTGCACGGCGCGGCCGCGATCATTCTGGTTATGCCTGTGGTCATGCCGCTTGTGAATGCCGTGGGCATCGACCCGATCCATTTCGGGATCATGGTCACGCTGAACCTCGCGATTGGTCAGCAGACGCCGCCAGTGGCTTCGGTGCTGATCACCTCCTGCTCGATCGCGCGGGCGGGGATCTGGGAAACCTCGCGCGCCAACCTGCCTTTCATCGGCGTTCTCGCCTTTATTCTGCTGCTGGTGACCTATGTGCCCGCAGTGTCTCTTTCCCTGACGGAGTTGGTCAAGTGACGAACAAGAAACCAACCATCGCCATTATTCCGGGCGACCCATCCGGCATCGGGCCGGAACTGATCGCAAAGCTGTTGCAGGAAGGCGATGTCGCCGCCGCCGCCAATATCGTTCTGGTCGGCGACGAACATATCTGGCGCCAAGGTGCGGCGCAGGCGGGGCTGCCGCTGGATCTGCGCGCGGTCACCGAGGACGACATCGCATCGCTGTCCGGCACTGGCTGGCTTAACCTCAATACGCTGACCCCTGACGAGGTCCGCATCGCCGAAGTGACAGAGGCAGGCGGCCGCAGCAGCCTTCGCACGCTGGATAAGGCGCTTGATCTGGCCATGGCTGGAAAGGTCGATGGCATCCTGTTCGGGCCGTTCAACAAGGCGGCACTGACACGGGGCGGGATGAATGCCGAGGATGAGCATCGCTATATGGCCCGATATCTCGGCTTTGGCGGCTATCATGGGGAACTGAACGTGCTCGACGACCTTATGACCACCCGCGTGACCAGCCATATCGGCCTGAAAGATGTGGCGGCGAATATCTCGATGCAGGGTGTGTCGGACGCAATCGGGCTGGCAGAGCAGACGCTGAAGCGGGCAGGGGTTGTTCGCCCGCGCATAGCGGTGGCCGCCCTGAACCCACATGCCGGCGACGACGGTAAATTCGGGCGAGAGGAGATCGAAATCATCGCCCCCGCCGTCGAGGCCGCGCGGCTGCATCAGAAGGATGTCACCGGGCCCTGGCCCTCGGACACGGTTTTCCTCAGGGCCAGGCGGGGCGAGGTCGATGCAGTTGTCACGATGTATCACGACCAGGGACAGATCGCGATCAAGCTGATGGGCTTTGAACGCGGCGTGACCGTGGCGGGCGGGCTGCCCGTGCCGGTGACCACGCCCGCCCATGGCACCGCCTTCGATATCGCCGGACAGAACAAGGCCAATGTCGGCGCAACGCGGCAGGCATTTCACCTGCTGGCCCGCATGGCCGCTACCCACCGCAGCCTTCGCGCAGACGCATAAGGAACAGCATTATGACCAAGATAAAATCCATCCGCACCCGCGTCTGGAACTGGACCGGCCCGACCGTCCCGCCGACCGGAAATTTCTGTACCAACGCGTCAGATGCGTTGTGGAGCAAGGGCGATGCAATGGCATCCTTCCGCTTCCACCAATGGCTGACCTGCGAAATCGAGACCGAGGACGGCACGGTCGGCATCGGCAATGCTGCACTTGCGCCGACAGTGGTGAAAAAGGCTATCGACGACTGGTTCGCACCCCTTGTGATCGGCGAGGATCCGTTCGACTATGCCTATATCTGGGAAAAGATGTACCGCCGCAGCCACGCATGGGGCCGCAAGGGCATCGGGATGACGGCGATCTCGGCAATCGACATCGCAATTTGGGACCTGATGGGCAAACTGGCTGGCAAGCCGGTGTTCAAACTGCTTGGCGGTCGCACCAAGGAAAAGATCCCGGTCTATTACTCCAAGCTTTATTCCGGTCCGGTCGAAGCGATGCAGGCCGAGGCGGAGGAGGCGAAGGCAAACGGCTATAACGCCTATAAGATGCGCTTCGGCTGGGGTCCGAAAGACGGCATGCCGGGGATGCGCGAAAACCTCAAGCGCGTTGAGGCCGTGCGTGAGGTGATCGGTCATGACGCCGACCTGATGCTGGAATGCTATATGGGCTGGAACCTCGATTACACCAAACGGATGCTGCCGAAGCTGGCGAAATATGAGCCCCGCTGGTTGGAAGAGCCGGTGATTGCCGATGATGTCGAAGGCTATCGCGAACTCAACGCGATGAACATCGTCCCGATCTCCGGCGGCGAGCATGAGTTTTCGGTGATCGGCTGCAAGGACCTGATCGAGAAGAAGGCCGTCAGCGTCCTGCAATATGACACCAACCGCGTTGGCGGCATCACCGCCGCGCAAAAGATCAACGCCATTGCCGAAGCCTTCCAGCTTCCTGTGATCCCCCATGCCGGTCAGATGCATAATTATCACCTGACCATGGCCAATACGAATTGCATGATCTCGGAATATTTCCCGGTCTTCGATGTCGAGGTCGGAAATGAGCTGTTCTATTACATCTTCGAAGGCGATCCGGCGGCGGTCGACGGGTTCATCGATCTTGACGACGACAAGCCCGGCCTCGGGATAACGATTACCGACAAACACCTCCATAATTTTGAGATTCAGGAATGACCCGCTACTCCGGTATCTGGCCCGTCGCGCCAACGCCCTTCAATCCCGACGGCACACTTGACCTCGAAGGCATGAAGCGCGTGCTGGATTGCCTGATTGATCAGGGCGCAGATGGGATTTGTGTGCTCGCGAATTACTCGGAACAATTCGCCCTGCGCGATGAAGAACGCGAGTTGCTGACCCGGTTGTCGCTGGAACATGTGGCGGGGCGCGTGCCGGTCATTGTCACGATCAGCCATTATGCGACCCCCATCGCGGTTGAGCGTGCGCATCTGGCCAAGGATTTGGGCGCTGATATCGTGATGATGATGCCGCCCTATCACGGCGCCACGCTGCGCGGCACGCCTGATCAGACCTTCGAACAATTTGCTGCCGTGGGTGAGGTCGGCATCCCCATCATGGTGCAGGACGCGCCGATGTCGGGTGTCGATCTGCCCGTGCCGCTGCTGGTGCGCATGGCGCGAGAGATCGAGATGGTGAAGCTGTTCAAGATCGAATGTACCCGTGCCGCGAACAAGCTGCGCGCGCTGATCGCCGAAGGTGGCGACGCGATTGAGGCGCCTTTCGACGGTGAGGAAGGCATTACTCTTCTGGCCGATCTCGACGCGGGCGCGACCGGGTCGATGACCTCGGGCATGATTGTCGATCAGATCAAGCCGGTGCTGACGCATTTCCATGCTGGGCGGCGGGAACAGGCGACGGCGGCTTACGGTCGCGTGGCCATGGCGATCAACCATGAAAACCGGCAATGCGGCTGGCTGTCCTGCAAGGCCGCAATGCTCGAAGGCGGCGTCATCGCATCCGATTTCAGCCGTCACCCCGAAGTTCCGCTGCAACCCGCCATTCGCGCCCGGCTGATAGAGCTACTGAAGCCGCTTGACCCGTTGGTTCTGCGGTGGGGCAGGTGAACCGGCCGCGCATCTTCGGCGTTATTTTCTGAAAAGGACATGGATATGCATTTCACCCCCCACGGCAAACATCTTATCGCTGGCGACTGGGTTGGCGGTGACCGGCAGTTTGCGTCGGAGCCGGCGCATGGTCCTTCGCATCAGTTTTCGGTCGGCACGGTCGATCTGGTGGATCGCGCCTGTGAAGCTGCAGAGGATGCGTTCTGGACCTACGGTTATACGTCGCGCGAGGACCGGGCGAAGTTCCTCGACGCGATCGCCGATGAGATGGAGGCCCGCGCCGATCGGATCACCGAAATCGGCACGCAGGAAACCGGCCTGCCCGAGGCGCGCCTTCAGGGCGAGCGGGGGCGGACGACGGGCCAGCTGCGCCTGTTCGCCGATCACATCCGCAAGGGCGATTATCTGGACCGCCGCCATGACGAGGCACTGCCCGAGCGCCAGCCCCTGCCGCGCCCCGATCTGCGCATGATCCAGCGGCCGATCGGGCCGGTCGCGGTCTTCGGGGCCTCGAACTTTCCGCTGGCCTTTTCGGTGGCCGGCGGGGATACGGCGGCGGCGCTCGCCGCGGGCTGCCCGGTCGTGGTGAAGGGCCATTCCGCCCATCCCGGCACCGGCGAGATCGTGGCCGAAGCGATCCATGCCGCCATTGAGGCGACCGGCATGCCCAAGGGCGTGTTCAGCCTGATTCAGGGCGGCGACCGTCAGGTCGGGCAGGCCCTGGTCCAGCATCCGCTTATCAAGGCGGTGGGCTTCACGGGATCCTTGGGCGGGGGCAGGGCGCTGTTCGATCTGTGCGCGCAGCGGCCAGAGCCGATCCCGTTCTTCGGAGAGCTTGGGTCTGTGAACCCGATGTTCGTCCTGCCCGAGGCCGCGCAG
Proteins encoded in this window:
- a CDS encoding aldehyde dehydrogenase (NADP(+)) — encoded protein: MHFTPHGKHLIAGDWVGGDRQFASEPAHGPSHQFSVGTVDLVDRACEAAEDAFWTYGYTSREDRAKFLDAIADEMEARADRITEIGTQETGLPEARLQGERGRTTGQLRLFADHIRKGDYLDRRHDEALPERQPLPRPDLRMIQRPIGPVAVFGASNFPLAFSVAGGDTAAALAAGCPVVVKGHSAHPGTGEIVAEAIHAAIEATGMPKGVFSLIQGGDRQVGQALVQHPLIKAVGFTGSLGGGRALFDLCAQRPEPIPFFGELGSVNPMFVLPEAAQARGAAIGKGWAGSLSMGAGQFCTNPGIAVVEQGPAGDAFVQAAADALNEVGPQIMLTGGIAKAYRDGKARFDGRNSVKPIVTTDSTGREASPNLYETDAQTYLQDHALGEEVFGPLGLVIRVGGVDEMVALAKGFEGQLTATLQMDEADAEAARQLLPVLERKAGRVLANGFPTGVEVADSMVHGGPYPASTNFGATSVGTLSIRRFLRPVSFQNIPESIMPRDLG
- a CDS encoding dihydrodipicolinate synthase family protein → MTRYSGIWPVAPTPFNPDGTLDLEGMKRVLDCLIDQGADGICVLANYSEQFALRDEERELLTRLSLEHVAGRVPVIVTISHYATPIAVERAHLAKDLGADIVMMMPPYHGATLRGTPDQTFEQFAAVGEVGIPIMVQDAPMSGVDLPVPLLVRMAREIEMVKLFKIECTRAANKLRALIAEGGDAIEAPFDGEEGITLLADLDAGATGSMTSGMIVDQIKPVLTHFHAGRREQATAAYGRVAMAINHENRQCGWLSCKAAMLEGGVIASDFSRHPEVPLQPAIRARLIELLKPLDPLVLRWGR